A single region of the Candidatus Polarisedimenticolia bacterium genome encodes:
- the rpoZ gene encoding DNA-directed RNA polymerase subunit omega produces MIFPAGGDPMDSEAMDNKFKFITVAAARCNQLQRGARPKVESRSHKNSTIAQEEVRRGLIEFRAPEDLSEEASGADPLTRGQDAG; encoded by the coding sequence ATGATCTTTCCCGCAGGAGGTGATCCCATGGACTCGGAGGCGATGGACAACAAGTTCAAGTTCATCACGGTCGCGGCCGCGCGCTGCAATCAGCTGCAACGCGGCGCCCGGCCCAAGGTGGAGAGTCGCTCCCACAAGAACTCGACGATCGCTCAGGAGGAGGTCCGGCGGGGCCTCATCGAGTTCCGCGCTCCGGAGGACCTGAGCGAGGAAGCCTCGGGCGCGGATCCCCTGACCCGGGGCCAGGATGCCGGATAG
- the coaBC gene encoding bifunctional phosphopantothenoylcysteine decarboxylase/phosphopantothenate--cysteine ligase CoaBC, with the protein MPDSPAREIALGISAGIGAYKVPELVRLLVKSEVGVHVILTRNAESFVSPMTLQVLSGRPVLRDLYDPSSGPDIEHIALTRRIGLLCVVPATASVLARLAHGLALDFLSTFFLAVSCPVLVAPSMNTRMLLHPATEQNLAILRARGVRILEPAQGPLACGEEGSGRLPEPAEIHAEILRQLSRREFWAGQTVLVTSGPTREYIDPARIVTNPSTGRMGHAVALEAALRGARVILVSGPTGLPDPWGAEVVRVETTEQMRRAVLEALPRSTIVVKAAAPADFRPVHSSREKRAKNSFPASLALEPTPDILAEIAPLKEGRYVVGFAAGTGDLLESARAKMDRKRLDLVVANLVGEKDSGFGSDTNRATFLGSDGSAEALPLLSKREVAVRLMDRIESDRGTRS; encoded by the coding sequence ATGCCGGATAGCCCGGCGCGCGAAATCGCTCTCGGGATCTCCGCCGGGATCGGCGCCTACAAGGTGCCCGAGCTGGTCCGCCTCCTCGTCAAGTCGGAGGTCGGGGTCCACGTCATCCTGACGCGCAATGCCGAGTCCTTCGTGAGCCCGATGACCTTGCAGGTCCTCTCGGGGAGGCCGGTCCTTCGCGATCTCTACGATCCGTCGTCGGGGCCGGACATCGAGCACATCGCCCTGACGCGCCGCATCGGCCTGCTTTGCGTCGTCCCGGCCACCGCCTCGGTTCTGGCGCGTTTGGCGCACGGCCTGGCCCTGGACTTCCTGTCGACGTTCTTCCTGGCGGTCTCCTGCCCGGTCCTCGTCGCGCCCTCCATGAACACGCGAATGCTCCTCCATCCCGCCACGGAGCAGAACCTGGCGATTCTCCGGGCCCGCGGGGTGCGGATCCTCGAGCCGGCGCAGGGGCCCCTGGCGTGCGGCGAAGAGGGGAGCGGCCGGTTGCCGGAGCCGGCGGAGATCCACGCGGAGATTCTTCGCCAGCTCTCGCGGCGCGAGTTCTGGGCGGGCCAGACGGTCCTCGTCACGTCGGGCCCGACGCGCGAGTACATCGATCCCGCCCGCATCGTGACCAATCCGTCGACCGGACGGATGGGTCATGCGGTCGCCCTGGAGGCGGCCCTGCGCGGCGCGCGCGTCATCCTCGTCTCCGGTCCCACCGGCCTGCCCGACCCCTGGGGGGCCGAGGTGGTTCGGGTCGAGACCACCGAGCAGATGCGGCGCGCCGTGCTCGAGGCTCTTCCCCGCTCGACCATCGTCGTCAAGGCCGCCGCTCCCGCCGACTTTCGGCCGGTCCATTCCTCCCGCGAAAAGCGGGCGAAGAATTCCTTCCCGGCGTCGCTGGCCCTAGAGCCGACCCCGGACATCCTCGCGGAGATCGCTCCCCTCAAGGAAGGCCGGTACGTGGTCGGTTTCGCCGCCGGGACCGGAGACCTCCTCGAGTCGGCGCGCGCCAAGATGGATCGCAAGCGGCTCGATCTGGTCGTCGCGAACCTCGTGGGCGAGAAGGACTCGGGATTCGGGTCGGACACGAATCGCGCCACGTTCCTGGGATCGGATGGATCGGCCGAGGCGCTTCCCTTGCTCTCCAAGCGCGAGGTGGCGGTCCGGCTGATGGATCGGATCGAGTCGGACCGGGGCACGAGGTCATGA
- a CDS encoding uracil-DNA glycosylase: protein MNAASRRELHRQLRARLLFVRDSGIPALRAPRRASASRRGATPDPEQSLTRLRQEIGDCTRCRLCEKRTHLVFGVGNPRARLMFVGEGPGYEEDRQGIPFVGRAGQLLNRIVEAMGLRREEVYIANVVKCRPPENRTPLPDEMATCSPFLLRQIEAIRPQVVVALGGVAVQNLLGSSAPISRLRGEFRNLPDGTLVMPTFHPAYLLRNPEKKKEVWEDMKKTMQQLALPPAR from the coding sequence ATGAACGCGGCCTCCCGGCGGGAGCTGCACCGGCAGCTTCGGGCCCGGCTTCTCTTCGTGAGAGACTCCGGCATCCCGGCGCTGCGCGCCCCGAGAAGAGCCAGCGCCTCCCGCCGCGGCGCGACGCCCGATCCCGAGCAGTCGCTCACGCGCCTGCGCCAGGAGATCGGAGACTGTACGCGCTGCCGGCTCTGCGAAAAACGAACCCACCTGGTGTTCGGAGTCGGCAATCCCCGCGCGCGGCTCATGTTCGTGGGCGAGGGGCCCGGGTACGAGGAGGATCGCCAGGGAATCCCGTTCGTCGGAAGGGCGGGGCAGCTTCTGAACCGAATCGTCGAGGCGATGGGACTACGCCGTGAAGAAGTCTACATCGCCAACGTCGTGAAATGCCGCCCGCCGGAGAACCGGACGCCGCTTCCCGACGAGATGGCGACTTGCTCTCCCTTCCTCCTGCGCCAGATTGAGGCCATCCGGCCGCAGGTCGTCGTCGCCCTGGGGGGCGTCGCCGTGCAGAACCTCCTCGGGAGCTCCGCCCCGATCAGCCGGCTGAGAGGGGAATTCCGGAACCTCCCGGACGGAACGCTGGTGATGCCCACCTTCCACCCCGCCTACCTCCTCCGCAATCCCGAAAAAAAGAAGGAGGTCTGGGAAGACATGAAGAAGACCATGCAGCAATTGGCCCTCCCGCCGGCTCGATGA
- the priA gene encoding primosomal protein N', which produces MTSPSLERPLTARVALPLPLDKTFTYRVPDFLTESCRTGVRVIVPFGRKKLPGVVVQVGADEDRALDLRLLEGVLDSSPALDSALLDFTRWISEYYFTPWGLVLRAALPAGLKSTTRSKVRLTEEGRQSLEDPFAILPPGDRRVLDLLARKGPLPPARAKQAARGTGQTALKRLLAAGLVAPLDERLVVEPAPPKVRWARLGAPQEGTPRGRSQRRILSVLQSAPEGLPVSKVLRLAGAAAASLHSLRQGGRLVLEERTPSAAPDSARAPQAPPVLSPAQRAAVDAILVSLRRSEFRTFLLEGVTGAGKTEVYLAAAAEAIARRKGVLYLVPEIGLTPLLAQTLAARFPGQVAVLHSALPERERREEWKRIRDGRAPLVLGTRSALFAPHPALGLVVIDEEQDSSYYQSESPRFNARDAAVVRAQRLGAVVLLGSATPSIEAVAAARKGKFRLLTLPQRVEARPMPAIRLVDMRKEFQETGTQRLLSRELADAIRETPRAGGQILLLLNRRGFATFILCRACGARLNCPHCDIAMTYHRAEQALRCHYCNADRILPARCPACRSPHLHQGGAGTERLEEAIRIVDPSLRVARMDRDTVRGRGPGALLEKFGRGEIDLMLGTQMVAKGHDFPGVTLVGILSADAYLGLPDFRAAERTYQLLTQMAGRAGRGKRPGRVLIQAFAPEHPALQAVARQEPREFYDRELRLRKLARYPPWVALTQIRIIDRSLERGERESRQLAKMLREESGAAYEVLGPSLSPFPRIRGEFRHQILLKGRSRSAIAAGVRRVLSARAGSSGIPRGLVVETDPASLL; this is translated from the coding sequence ATGACCTCCCCCTCTCTCGAGAGGCCGCTCACGGCGCGAGTGGCCCTGCCTCTTCCCCTGGACAAGACCTTCACCTACCGCGTGCCGGACTTCCTGACGGAATCCTGCCGCACGGGGGTGAGAGTGATCGTCCCCTTCGGCCGGAAGAAGCTGCCCGGCGTGGTCGTGCAGGTGGGAGCCGACGAGGACCGCGCCCTGGACCTGCGCCTCCTGGAGGGCGTTCTCGACTCCTCGCCGGCGCTCGACTCCGCTTTGCTCGATTTCACGCGATGGATCTCCGAATACTATTTCACGCCCTGGGGATTGGTGCTCAGGGCCGCCCTTCCGGCCGGCTTGAAGAGCACTACCCGGTCCAAGGTGAGGCTCACGGAGGAGGGGCGCCAAAGCCTGGAAGATCCCTTCGCGATCCTCCCGCCGGGAGATCGGCGCGTTCTCGATCTCCTGGCTCGCAAGGGACCCCTGCCTCCCGCCCGCGCCAAGCAGGCGGCCCGGGGGACCGGGCAAACCGCTCTGAAACGCCTTCTGGCGGCCGGCCTCGTGGCTCCCTTGGACGAGCGGCTCGTAGTCGAGCCGGCGCCCCCCAAGGTTCGATGGGCCCGGCTTGGGGCGCCCCAGGAGGGGACTCCCCGAGGCCGAAGCCAGAGGCGGATCCTGTCGGTCCTGCAATCGGCTCCCGAAGGCCTGCCGGTCTCCAAGGTGCTGCGCTTGGCGGGGGCCGCCGCGGCGAGTCTTCACTCCTTGAGGCAGGGCGGGCGGCTGGTCTTGGAGGAAAGGACGCCCTCGGCCGCGCCGGATTCCGCTCGGGCGCCCCAGGCTCCGCCGGTTCTGTCGCCGGCGCAACGGGCGGCGGTCGACGCGATCCTCGTTTCCCTCCGCCGGAGCGAGTTCCGCACGTTTCTTCTGGAGGGCGTTACCGGAGCGGGGAAGACGGAGGTTTATCTGGCGGCCGCGGCGGAAGCGATCGCCCGGAGAAAAGGGGTTCTCTACCTCGTTCCCGAGATCGGGCTCACCCCTTTGCTGGCCCAGACTCTCGCGGCGCGCTTTCCGGGCCAGGTGGCGGTCCTGCACTCCGCCCTGCCGGAACGGGAGCGCCGGGAGGAATGGAAGCGAATTCGCGACGGCCGCGCCCCCCTCGTCCTGGGAACCCGCTCGGCGCTCTTCGCGCCGCATCCCGCGCTGGGGCTCGTGGTGATCGACGAGGAGCAGGATTCCTCCTACTACCAGTCGGAGTCGCCGCGCTTCAACGCGCGGGACGCCGCCGTCGTCCGAGCGCAGCGGCTGGGCGCGGTCGTGCTGCTCGGCTCCGCCACGCCCTCGATCGAGGCGGTCGCCGCGGCCCGCAAGGGGAAGTTCCGGCTGCTGACCCTGCCTCAACGGGTGGAGGCGCGTCCGATGCCTGCGATCCGCCTCGTCGACATGCGAAAGGAATTCCAGGAGACGGGGACCCAGAGGCTTTTGTCGCGCGAGCTCGCCGACGCCATCCGGGAGACCCCACGGGCGGGAGGACAGATCCTCCTCCTCCTGAACCGGCGGGGCTTCGCGACGTTCATCCTGTGCCGGGCTTGCGGAGCGCGACTCAACTGCCCCCATTGCGACATCGCCATGACCTATCATCGCGCCGAGCAGGCGCTCCGCTGCCATTACTGCAACGCCGATCGGATCCTTCCGGCGCGCTGCCCCGCCTGCCGATCCCCTCATCTTCATCAAGGAGGCGCCGGCACGGAACGCCTCGAGGAGGCGATCCGCATCGTCGATCCTTCCTTGCGCGTCGCCCGGATGGATCGCGACACCGTGAGGGGACGGGGGCCCGGGGCGCTCCTGGAGAAGTTCGGGCGCGGCGAGATCGATCTGATGCTCGGAACCCAGATGGTGGCGAAGGGGCACGACTTTCCCGGCGTGACGCTCGTGGGAATCCTCTCGGCCGACGCGTATCTCGGGCTGCCCGACTTCCGCGCGGCCGAACGAACCTACCAGCTGCTGACGCAAATGGCGGGACGCGCCGGGCGCGGGAAGCGGCCGGGCCGGGTCCTCATTCAGGCTTTCGCCCCCGAACATCCCGCGCTGCAAGCGGTGGCGCGGCAGGAGCCGCGCGAGTTCTACGATCGCGAGCTGCGCCTCCGCAAGCTGGCGCGGTACCCCCCCTGGGTGGCTCTGACGCAGATTCGGATCATCGATCGAAGCCTCGAGCGCGGCGAGCGGGAATCGCGCCAGCTCGCGAAGATGCTGAGAGAGGAGTCAGGCGCGGCGTACGAGGTGCTCGGACCGTCGCTTTCGCCGTTTCCCAGAATCCGCGGCGAGTTTCGCCATCAGATCCTGCTGAAGGGCCGGAGCCGGAGCGCCATCGCCGCGGGGGTCCGGCGGGTCCTGAGCGCGCGGGCGGGATCGTCGGGAATCCCCCGCGGGCTCGTCGTCGAGACCGATCCGGCGAGCCTCCTCTGA
- the asnB gene encoding asparagine synthase (glutamine-hydrolyzing) — protein MCGIAGILRFDGARADPAQARLMARLLAHRGPDGEGLHASGPAALAHRRLAIIDLSERAAQPMFNEDGTLWLVFNGEIYNYLELRPFLQSRQHRFASDADSEVILHQYEEEGPGCTARFNGMWAFALWDEGRREMILSRDRLGEKPLYYYADSSALLFASEIKALLALRPDLSEPNPAELARFLATGWMETGGETFFRHVRQVPPGHTLRVSISGQMDLSRYWELPRDEDDEPVSPRRAAATLRELLEDSVRLRLRSDVPIGTCLSGGLDSSSVVDVESRLLQGRTIHTFSSIFEENGFSERPFIEAVNAAYPTEAHRTTPSADFQEILPRILWHQECPLAGPGVYPQWCVMALARGKVKVLLDGQGSDEMLGGYFYYYPEHLADLWARVGTPSGAVALLGAAARLLRRLSPVEAARALWDGMRRLRGEPRHAGFQGGWHADYLVPDLARELSESIEPLPAGRESFLGRALRDDLVRTSLPKLLHYEDRNSMAHGLEARVPFLDHRLVEFCMKLPGRLRIEAGTTKAPLRRAMRGRLPSVISERIDKKGFPEPVSLWLKGSGHGWARELLLSERTRSRGIFRMERLEKGLEEHRAGVSRTVPLYRALTLEIWLRLFQDGEGAALFAGGNAAER, from the coding sequence ATGTGCGGCATCGCTGGAATTCTGCGATTCGACGGCGCCCGCGCCGATCCCGCCCAGGCGAGACTCATGGCGCGCCTGCTGGCCCACCGTGGGCCCGACGGGGAGGGCTTGCACGCCTCGGGCCCGGCCGCCCTGGCCCACCGCCGTCTGGCGATCATCGATCTCTCGGAGAGGGCCGCGCAGCCGATGTTCAACGAAGACGGCACCCTCTGGCTCGTCTTCAACGGCGAGATCTACAATTACCTGGAGCTCCGGCCGTTCCTTCAGTCCCGCCAGCATCGCTTCGCCTCGGACGCCGACAGCGAAGTCATCCTTCACCAGTACGAGGAGGAAGGACCCGGATGCACCGCGCGCTTCAACGGGATGTGGGCTTTCGCGCTGTGGGACGAGGGACGGCGGGAGATGATCCTGTCGCGCGATCGGCTCGGCGAAAAGCCGCTCTACTATTACGCCGACTCCTCGGCGCTCCTGTTCGCCTCGGAGATCAAGGCGCTGCTGGCGCTGCGCCCTGATCTCTCCGAGCCGAATCCTGCCGAGCTGGCTCGATTCCTGGCCACGGGATGGATGGAGACGGGCGGGGAGACGTTCTTCCGGCACGTCCGCCAGGTTCCGCCGGGGCACACCCTGCGGGTCTCGATCTCGGGGCAAATGGATTTGAGCCGCTACTGGGAGCTTCCCCGCGACGAAGACGACGAACCGGTCTCGCCGCGCCGGGCGGCGGCCACCTTGCGCGAGCTGCTGGAGGACTCGGTCCGCCTCCGCCTGAGGAGCGACGTGCCGATCGGGACCTGTCTGTCCGGAGGCCTCGACTCGAGCTCCGTCGTCGACGTCGAGAGCCGGCTGCTCCAGGGCCGGACGATCCACACCTTTTCGTCGATCTTTGAGGAGAACGGATTCAGCGAGCGGCCCTTCATCGAAGCGGTCAACGCCGCCTACCCGACGGAAGCGCACCGGACGACTCCTTCCGCCGATTTTCAGGAGATCCTGCCGCGGATTCTCTGGCATCAGGAATGCCCGCTGGCCGGGCCCGGCGTCTATCCTCAATGGTGCGTGATGGCGCTGGCCCGCGGCAAGGTGAAGGTCCTCCTGGACGGGCAGGGATCGGATGAGATGCTGGGCGGGTACTTTTATTATTATCCCGAGCATCTCGCCGACCTGTGGGCTCGCGTCGGAACGCCTTCGGGAGCCGTCGCGCTTCTCGGGGCCGCCGCGCGCCTCCTCCGGCGCCTCTCTCCGGTCGAGGCGGCCCGCGCCCTGTGGGACGGCATGCGGCGCCTGCGGGGCGAGCCGCGGCACGCCGGCTTCCAAGGAGGATGGCACGCCGATTACCTCGTCCCGGACCTCGCCCGGGAGCTGAGCGAGAGCATCGAGCCCCTGCCCGCCGGACGGGAAAGCTTCCTCGGCCGGGCCCTGCGGGACGATCTCGTCCGAACGAGCCTTCCCAAGCTCCTGCATTACGAAGACCGCAACAGCATGGCTCACGGCCTGGAGGCCCGCGTTCCTTTTCTAGACCATCGTCTCGTGGAGTTCTGCATGAAGCTCCCCGGCCGGCTGCGCATCGAAGCCGGCACCACCAAAGCTCCGCTTCGCCGGGCCATGAGAGGCCGCCTTCCGTCGGTCATCTCCGAGAGGATCGACAAGAAGGGATTTCCCGAGCCGGTGAGCCTCTGGCTGAAAGGCAGCGGTCATGGGTGGGCGCGCGAGCTGCTCCTCTCGGAGCGGACCCGGAGCCGGGGAATATTCCGCATGGAGCGCCTGGAAAAAGGCCTCGAGGAGCATCGCGCCGGAGTGTCGCGGACCGTGCCGCTGTACCGCGCCTTGACGCTCGAGATCTGGCTCAGGCTCTTCCAGGACGGCGAAGGCGCAGCCCTTTTCGCGGGCGGGAACGCCGCGGAACGCTGA
- a CDS encoding DegT/DnrJ/EryC1/StrS family aminotransferase produces MSDAVPFLDLRAQYRAHREAIDAAIARVIGSCGFILGAEVETLEAAFAAHCGTRHAVGVGTGLDALRLILLELGIGPGDEVLLPANTFIATALAVSAVGARPVLVDCRDEDFCLDPNQIASKITSRTRALLPVHLYGLPAPMAEIQEVANRHDLLVVEDACQAHGARLDDGRPCGSLGRAAAFSFYPGKNLGAYGDGGAITTDDDELAARLRLRRNYGQVVKYQHSVAGENCRLDAIQAAILGAKLPFLDRGNALRRRVASRYIEAFAGSPVLTPRADQVERSVWHLFVVQVEDREDFRAHLKNRGIETGIHYPVPIHLQTAYSYLAHAHGDFPVCERLSERIVSLPIYPEMTEGQVAKVIDAVLCWAPARAAR; encoded by the coding sequence GTGTCCGACGCAGTCCCGTTTTTAGACCTTAGGGCGCAATACCGAGCCCATCGAGAGGCCATCGACGCCGCGATCGCGCGGGTGATCGGAAGCTGTGGCTTCATTCTCGGAGCGGAGGTCGAAACTCTGGAGGCCGCTTTCGCCGCCCATTGCGGCACGCGCCATGCGGTGGGGGTCGGCACCGGCCTCGACGCGTTGAGATTGATCCTCCTCGAGCTCGGGATTGGCCCCGGAGACGAGGTGCTCCTTCCGGCGAACACTTTCATCGCCACCGCCCTGGCCGTTTCCGCGGTGGGAGCGCGGCCCGTGCTCGTGGATTGCCGAGACGAGGATTTCTGCCTCGACCCGAACCAGATTGCGTCCAAGATCACTTCCCGCACCCGCGCCCTCCTCCCAGTTCATCTTTACGGACTTCCCGCCCCGATGGCCGAGATTCAGGAGGTTGCCAACCGCCACGATCTGCTCGTCGTGGAGGATGCGTGCCAGGCCCACGGGGCGCGCCTCGACGATGGCCGGCCGTGCGGCAGTCTCGGACGCGCGGCCGCGTTCTCGTTCTATCCGGGGAAGAACCTCGGTGCTTATGGGGACGGCGGAGCCATCACCACCGACGACGACGAGCTCGCCGCGCGCCTTCGCCTCAGGCGGAATTACGGGCAGGTCGTCAAGTATCAGCATTCCGTGGCGGGGGAGAACTGCCGCTTGGACGCGATCCAGGCGGCGATCCTCGGAGCGAAGCTCCCTTTCCTGGATCGTGGGAACGCGCTGCGCCGTCGGGTGGCCTCCCGTTACATCGAAGCTTTCGCCGGATCGCCGGTCCTTACTCCTCGGGCGGATCAAGTCGAGCGATCGGTCTGGCATCTTTTCGTGGTCCAGGTGGAGGACCGTGAAGATTTCCGCGCCCACCTCAAGAACCGCGGCATCGAGACCGGCATCCACTATCCCGTTCCCATCCATCTTCAGACGGCCTACTCGTACCTCGCGCACGCGCACGGCGATTTTCCGGTCTGCGAAAGACTCTCCGAGAGGATCGTCTCGCTTCCCATCTATCCCGAAATGACGGAGGGTCAGGTCGCGAAGGTGATCGATGCCGTCCTTTGCTGGGCACCGGCGCGGGCGGCCCGGTGA
- a CDS encoding glycosyltransferase family 2 protein gives MSEEDKKRIPLTVSVVIPVYNECRSVEREALKIHRFLERHFADSEILLVDDGSTDGSAAILDRLASSLDGVRLLRHPVNQGIGAAVMDGYRGASKEALTYFPADSQAEIEDIAEFASRMAEGVDVVLGFRSDRRDYSPVRLCYSYLNLLLHGLLFGRFYRDVNWIHLVRRDALRRISVRSRSAFMAGEMLEKIRRTGGKIIEARSRYNPRREGRTNVGNFRGARAALADMLRLRWDLWVRPRSSLEAGIVKGERA, from the coding sequence ATGAGCGAGGAGGACAAGAAGAGGATTCCGCTAACGGTTTCCGTCGTCATCCCCGTCTACAACGAGTGCCGCTCCGTCGAACGCGAGGCGCTGAAGATTCACCGCTTTCTCGAGCGTCATTTTGCCGACAGTGAAATCCTGCTCGTGGACGACGGCTCCACCGACGGCTCGGCCGCCATTCTGGACCGGCTCGCTTCGTCCCTCGATGGCGTGCGCCTCCTGCGCCACCCCGTGAACCAGGGGATCGGCGCCGCCGTCATGGACGGCTACCGGGGCGCCAGCAAGGAAGCGCTGACCTATTTCCCGGCTGACTCTCAGGCAGAGATCGAAGACATCGCCGAATTCGCGTCCCGCATGGCGGAGGGGGTGGATGTCGTGCTGGGCTTCCGCTCCGACCGCCGCGACTACTCTCCCGTCCGTCTGTGCTACTCCTATCTGAACCTCCTTCTCCACGGTCTCCTGTTCGGGCGATTCTACCGGGACGTGAACTGGATTCACCTCGTCCGACGCGACGCCCTGCGGCGCATATCGGTCCGATCGCGCAGCGCCTTCATGGCCGGCGAGATGCTCGAGAAGATCCGTCGGACAGGCGGGAAGATCATCGAGGCCCGCTCGCGCTACAATCCCCGGCGCGAAGGCAGGACGAACGTCGGGAACTTCCGCGGGGCGCGCGCGGCGCTCGCCGACATGCTGCGCCTTCGCTGGGACCTGTGGGTCCGCCCACGCTCGAGCCTGGAAGCCGGGATCGTCAAGGGGGAGCGGGCATGA
- a CDS encoding Gfo/Idh/MocA family oxidoreductase, with product MIRIGIVGLGHWGPNHLRSFSSLPECTVVAASDLNDSRLKVFAASYPQVEFVRDPAEIFRRADVDAVVISTPTATHYPLTATALQAGKDVLCEKPLTLKTREALRLVTLARSRKRILMVGHVFLFNPGILWLQSYLQSGAVGRVLYIHATRTNLGPIRSDVNAAFDLASHDISILNFLLTASPLNVNATGQGYLSSKVEDVVFISLEYPQGVLANIHVSWLDPKKVREITVVGEKRMVVWNDLSPDGPIAVYDKGVIREPYYSDYGEFNLLVRQGEITIPHVKQYEPVRAQAAHFVECLKERRAPRADGVGGMEVVRILESIGKSLAGGGRRISLASRRDGRR from the coding sequence ATGATCCGGATCGGGATCGTCGGGCTGGGGCATTGGGGCCCCAACCACCTTCGTAGTTTCAGCTCCCTTCCCGAGTGCACGGTCGTGGCGGCGTCGGATCTCAACGATTCCCGCTTGAAGGTCTTCGCCGCTTCCTATCCTCAGGTCGAATTCGTGCGCGACCCCGCAGAGATCTTCCGGCGCGCGGACGTCGATGCCGTCGTGATTTCGACCCCGACCGCAACCCACTATCCGCTCACCGCGACGGCCCTGCAAGCCGGCAAGGACGTTCTTTGCGAGAAACCGCTCACCCTGAAGACCCGGGAGGCTCTGCGCCTCGTCACGCTGGCGCGCTCCCGAAAGCGCATCCTCATGGTGGGACACGTATTCCTTTTCAATCCCGGCATCCTCTGGCTCCAGAGCTATCTTCAAAGCGGCGCCGTCGGGCGCGTCCTCTACATCCACGCGACGCGGACCAACCTGGGCCCGATCCGCAGCGACGTCAACGCGGCTTTCGATCTCGCCTCCCACGATATTTCCATCCTCAACTTTCTCCTCACCGCCTCCCCGCTCAATGTCAACGCCACGGGGCAGGGATACCTCTCCTCCAAAGTGGAGGACGTCGTGTTCATCAGTCTCGAATACCCGCAAGGGGTGCTCGCGAACATTCACGTTTCCTGGCTCGACCCCAAGAAGGTCCGGGAGATTACGGTGGTCGGGGAGAAGCGGATGGTCGTGTGGAACGACCTGTCTCCGGACGGCCCCATCGCCGTCTACGACAAGGGGGTCATCCGGGAGCCCTATTATTCCGATTATGGAGAGTTCAACCTCCTCGTCCGGCAGGGGGAAATCACCATCCCTCACGTGAAGCAGTACGAGCCGGTCCGTGCACAGGCGGCCCACTTCGTGGAATGCTTGAAAGAGCGCCGGGCGCCGCGGGCCGACGGCGTCGGCGGGATGGAGGTCGTCCGGATTCTCGAATCGATCGGCAAATCACTGGCGGGAGGGGGCAGGAGAATTTCATTGGCTTCCCGAAGGGACGGCCGACGGTGA
- a CDS encoding acyltransferase: MIRKPRGVFIHPLALVETSRIGPGTRIWAYAHVMERCRIGRGCNIGEGVFLETSEPVGEFTVIKNGVSVWDRVRLEDRVFVGPAAVFTNDRAPRADPRFKAGPELWEPTRIRTGASIGANATILSGITLGRWCLIGAGAVVTRDVPDHALMLGSPARECGFVCECGRRLPESLGCPCGRRYRRRTSGLSLLPSPRRKSLRPRR; encoded by the coding sequence GTGATCCGGAAACCCCGCGGGGTCTTCATTCATCCGCTGGCGCTCGTGGAGACGTCGCGAATCGGCCCGGGGACCCGGATCTGGGCCTATGCCCACGTGATGGAGCGTTGCCGAATCGGCCGGGGATGCAACATCGGCGAAGGGGTCTTTCTCGAAACGAGCGAGCCGGTCGGGGAGTTCACCGTCATCAAGAACGGTGTCTCGGTCTGGGATCGGGTGCGGCTGGAGGATCGCGTCTTCGTCGGACCCGCGGCGGTCTTCACGAACGACCGGGCTCCGCGCGCCGATCCGCGGTTCAAGGCCGGACCCGAATTGTGGGAGCCGACGCGCATCCGGACCGGCGCCTCGATCGGCGCCAACGCCACGATCCTGAGCGGCATCACCCTGGGACGCTGGTGCCTCATCGGAGCCGGGGCCGTCGTCACGCGCGACGTCCCGGATCACGCGCTGATGCTGGGGAGTCCCGCGCGCGAGTGCGGTTTCGTGTGCGAGTGCGGCAGGCGCCTGCCGGAAAGCTTGGGATGCCCGTGCGGACGCCGGTACCGGCGCAGGACCTCCGGCTTGAGCCTTCTCCCCTCGCCACGCCGAAAGTCCCTCCGACCTCGCCGATGA